A single region of the Lotus japonicus ecotype B-129 chromosome 4, LjGifu_v1.2 genome encodes:
- the LOC130712413 gene encoding uncharacterized protein LOC130712413, translated as MGYANFKELIVNDVMRYHFSDHEVGFLFYTWYSRMHGFAAQKCRVLKEGDVIQQSFVCFREGTRRDSFGNGRKQKHFPRKNTRCGCPDHFQVHVDKGNKRWHVRSMLNVHN; from the coding sequence ATGGGGTATGCAAATTTCAAGGAACTAATTGTCAATGATGTGATGAGATACCACTTCTCAGATCATGAAGTTGGGTTCTTGTTCTATACATGGTATTCTAGAATGCATGGTTTTGCAGCTCAAAAGTGTAGAGTGTTAAAAGAAGGAGATGTTATTCAACAATCCTTTGTTTGCTTTAGGGAAGGTACAAGGAGAGACTCATTTGGTAATGGTCGTAAGCAGAAGCATTTTCCGCGAAAGAATACAAGATGTGGATGTCCAGACCATTTTCAAGTCCATGTTGACAAGGGAAACAAGCGTTGGCATGTTCGGTCTATGCTTAATGTGCACAACTAG
- the LOC130711532 gene encoding DNA-(apurinic or apyrimidinic site) endonuclease 2 isoform X1, whose amino-acid sequence MKIVTYNVNGLRQRIAQFGSLRNLLNSFDADIICFQETKLRRQDLTADLVMADGYESFFSCTRTSDKGRTGYSGVITFCRVKSAFSSNEVALPLAAEEGFTGLMGDSQTCKANLPFSMDDLEEFSKDELLSVDSEGRCIITDHSHFVLFNIYGPRAGGDDKERIQFKQNFYKILQKRWETLLHQGRRIFVVGDLNIAPFAIDRCDAGPDFENNEFRRWFKSMLIENEGRFSDVFRAKHPNKTEAYTCWAQNTGAEVFNFGSRIDHILCAGSCLHESDDLKCHSFIRCHVMDCDILTEYKRCKPESTLSAHRWKGGRSIKLEGSDHAPVYMTLLEIPEVSLHSTPFLSARYVPMVHGIQQTLVSMLVKRRVSEQTKSCEMVNEDISMGSTYESIEPTNQTDSSTSECHFPSSQDSVCSILESKELSRGSSQEAAISKSGSGYEKSMPRKCNESKKKARNNQGSQLSLRSFFQKSTNLDNGVNNSCTDHSNNQAEPSQPDPHLRETSTAIDHSSSPKQCEVNTDACDLDLAELNDSSRKEEKSNVASLEWQRIQQMMQNSIPLCKGHKERCIARVVKKQGSNFGRRFYVCARAEGPASNPEANCGYFKWATSKSRNK is encoded by the exons atgaaaatagTTACATACAACGTGAACGGCCTGAGACAGCGCATAGCGCAGTTCGGTTCTCTCCGGAATCTTCTAAATTCATTCGACGCCGACATCATTTGCTTTCAGGAGACCAAACTCAGGAGGCAGGACCTCACTGCGGATCTCGTTATGGCCGATGGCTATGAATCTTTCTTCTCCTGCACCCGCACCTCCGACAAGGGCCGCACCGGTTATTCCG GTGTTATTACATTTTGTCGTGTGAAGTCTGCATTTTCGAGTAATGAAGTGGCCTTGCCCCTTGCGGCTGAGGAAGGTTTCACTGGTCTTATGGGCGACTCTCAAACTTGCAAAGCCAATTTGCCATTCTCCATGGACGATCTTGAGGAATTTTCAAAAGATGAGCTTCTCAGTGTTGATAGTGAGGGGCGTTGCATTATCACAGATCACAGTCACTTTG TTCTTTTCAATATATACGGGCCTCGGGCTGGAGGTGATGACAAAGAAAGGATTCAGTTCAAGCAAAATTTTTACAAGATCTTGCAG AAAAGATGGGAGACTCTCCTGCATCAGGGAAGAAGAATATTTGTTGTTGGGGATCTCAACATTGCACCATTTGCAATTGATCGATGTGATGCAGGACctgattttgaaaataatga GTTTAGAAGATGGTTCAAATCAATGTTGATTGAAAATGAAGGCCGATTTTCTGATGTCTTCAGAGCAAAGCATCCTAATAA AACGGAAGCATACACCTGTTGGGCACAAAATACAGGTGCTGAGGTATTTAACTTTGGGAGTAGAATTGACCATATTCTATGCGCGGGTTCTTGCTTGCATGAATCTGATGACCTGAAATGTCATAGTTTTATAAGATGCCATGTAATGGACTGTGACATTTTGACAGAGTACAAACGTTGTAAACCTGAAAGCACACTGAG TGCCCACAGGTGGAAGGGGGGGCGAAGCATTAAACTGGAAGGATCTGATCATGCTCCAGTTTATATGACTTTACTTGAAATTCCTGAGGTCTCTCTGCATAGTACTCCCTTCTTATCTGCTAGATATGTTCCCATGGTTCATGGCATACAGCAAACTCTAG TGTCAATGTTGGTGAAAAGACGAGTTTCTGAACAAACAAAATCATGCGAGATGGTAAATGAAGACATTTCAATGGGTAGTACTTATGAGAGTATAGAACCAACTAACCAAACTGATTCATCTACTAGTGAGTGTCATTTTCCTTCAAGCCAGGATTCTGTGTGTAGCATTTTGGAATCAAAGGAACTTTCCAGAGGTTCTTCTCAGGAGGCGGCTATTTCTAAATCAGGAAGTGGATATGAAAAATCAATGCCCAGGAAATGTAATGAATCCAAGAAAAAAGCAAGAAACAATCAAGGGTCCCAGCTCTCCCTTCGGTCATTTTTCCAGAAAAGTACAAATCTTGATAATGGTGTCAATAACTCTTGCACTGATCACTCAAATAATCAGGCTGAACCCTCACAACCCGATCCTCATTTACGTGAAACTTCTACAGCGATTGATCATAGTAGCAGTCCCAAGCAATGTGAGGTTAATACTGATGCATGTGACCTGGATTTAGCTGAACTAAATGATAGTTCTAGGAAGGAAGAAAAGAGTAATGTAGCTTCACTGGAGTGGCAAAGAATACAACAAATGATGCAGAATAGTATACCTCTTTGCAAGGGCCATAAGGAACGTTGCATTGCTCGGGTAGTGAAGAAACAAGGATCTAATTTTGGCCGCAGATTCTATGTTTGTGCCCGTGCTGAG GGCCCTGCATCTAATCCTGAAGCAAACTGTGGTTACTTCAAATGGGCTACTTCAAAGTCTAGGAATAAATAA
- the LOC130711532 gene encoding DNA-(apurinic or apyrimidinic site) endonuclease 2 isoform X2 → MKWPCPLRLRKVSLVLWATLKLAKPICHSPWTILRNFQKMSFSVLIVRGVALSQITVTLFFSIYTGLGLEVMTKKGFSSSKIFTRSCRWETLLHQGRRIFVVGDLNIAPFAIDRCDAGPDFENNEFRRWFKSMLIENEGRFSDVFRAKHPNKTEAYTCWAQNTGAEVFNFGSRIDHILCAGSCLHESDDLKCHSFIRCHVMDCDILTEYKRCKPESTLSAHRWKGGRSIKLEGSDHAPVYMTLLEIPEVSLHSTPFLSARYVPMVHGIQQTLVSMLVKRRVSEQTKSCEMVNEDISMGSTYESIEPTNQTDSSTSECHFPSSQDSVCSILESKELSRGSSQEAAISKSGSGYEKSMPRKCNESKKKARNNQGSQLSLRSFFQKSTNLDNGVNNSCTDHSNNQAEPSQPDPHLRETSTAIDHSSSPKQCEVNTDACDLDLAELNDSSRKEEKSNVASLEWQRIQQMMQNSIPLCKGHKERCIARVVKKQGSNFGRRFYVCARAEGPASNPEANCGYFKWATSKSRNK, encoded by the exons ATGAAGTGGCCTTGCCCCTTGCGGCTGAGGAAGGTTTCACTGGTCTTATGGGCGACTCTCAAACTTGCAAAGCCAATTTGCCATTCTCCATGGACGATCTTGAGGAATTTTCAAAAGATGAGCTTCTCAGTGTTGATAGTGAGGGGCGTTGCATTATCACAGATCACAGTCACTTTG TTCTTTTCAATATATACGGGCCTCGGGCTGGAGGTGATGACAAAGAAAGGATTCAGTTCAAGCAAAATTTTTACAAGATCTTGCAG ATGGGAGACTCTCCTGCATCAGGGAAGAAGAATATTTGTTGTTGGGGATCTCAACATTGCACCATTTGCAATTGATCGATGTGATGCAGGACctgattttgaaaataatga GTTTAGAAGATGGTTCAAATCAATGTTGATTGAAAATGAAGGCCGATTTTCTGATGTCTTCAGAGCAAAGCATCCTAATAA AACGGAAGCATACACCTGTTGGGCACAAAATACAGGTGCTGAGGTATTTAACTTTGGGAGTAGAATTGACCATATTCTATGCGCGGGTTCTTGCTTGCATGAATCTGATGACCTGAAATGTCATAGTTTTATAAGATGCCATGTAATGGACTGTGACATTTTGACAGAGTACAAACGTTGTAAACCTGAAAGCACACTGAG TGCCCACAGGTGGAAGGGGGGGCGAAGCATTAAACTGGAAGGATCTGATCATGCTCCAGTTTATATGACTTTACTTGAAATTCCTGAGGTCTCTCTGCATAGTACTCCCTTCTTATCTGCTAGATATGTTCCCATGGTTCATGGCATACAGCAAACTCTAG TGTCAATGTTGGTGAAAAGACGAGTTTCTGAACAAACAAAATCATGCGAGATGGTAAATGAAGACATTTCAATGGGTAGTACTTATGAGAGTATAGAACCAACTAACCAAACTGATTCATCTACTAGTGAGTGTCATTTTCCTTCAAGCCAGGATTCTGTGTGTAGCATTTTGGAATCAAAGGAACTTTCCAGAGGTTCTTCTCAGGAGGCGGCTATTTCTAAATCAGGAAGTGGATATGAAAAATCAATGCCCAGGAAATGTAATGAATCCAAGAAAAAAGCAAGAAACAATCAAGGGTCCCAGCTCTCCCTTCGGTCATTTTTCCAGAAAAGTACAAATCTTGATAATGGTGTCAATAACTCTTGCACTGATCACTCAAATAATCAGGCTGAACCCTCACAACCCGATCCTCATTTACGTGAAACTTCTACAGCGATTGATCATAGTAGCAGTCCCAAGCAATGTGAGGTTAATACTGATGCATGTGACCTGGATTTAGCTGAACTAAATGATAGTTCTAGGAAGGAAGAAAAGAGTAATGTAGCTTCACTGGAGTGGCAAAGAATACAACAAATGATGCAGAATAGTATACCTCTTTGCAAGGGCCATAAGGAACGTTGCATTGCTCGGGTAGTGAAGAAACAAGGATCTAATTTTGGCCGCAGATTCTATGTTTGTGCCCGTGCTGAG GGCCCTGCATCTAATCCTGAAGCAAACTGTGGTTACTTCAAATGGGCTACTTCAAAGTCTAGGAATAAATAA
- the LOC130711475 gene encoding mediator of RNA polymerase II transcription subunit 4-like yields the protein MLQHQIVQSPARLGLTNPNSPSIPNPTPSKPPPTQTHNNQDRHSATPSAALLSLLPPLPRAQAILVQMASLTSKLFEVSSNRSVWVTAFRGSIPTFLSSQAQAHSSTPLESSPSSTKEIISLFSTLQTQIVEAITELQEILDLQDAKQKIDREICSKDMALLGLANKLKDSERGLDILVDYYSDYRRSKRTKLGDGSEDDSLTSSTVSSQLKLSDILSYAHRISYTTFAPPEFGAGQAPLRGAMPPAPQDEQMRASQLYNFADLDIGLPKAVETKEKTIEAIVEPPPQQSVDTNPLANLSAIQGLLPPNFAVPPGWKPGMPVQLPMDIPIKPPPGWKPGDPVPLPPMDSLPVPRFEEQQLHPHIPQPKQPEVIQVQHVNLDLGGSDSSDYSSDEASSDDED from the coding sequence ATGCTTCAACACCAAATTGTACAATCCCCTGCGAGGCTAGGCCTTACGAATCCTAACTCACCATCGATTCCAAACCCTACCCCTTCGAAGCCCCCTCCTACACAAACGCATAACAACCAAGACCGCCATTCGGCAACCCCTTCTGCtgctctactctctcttctcccaCCCCTCCCCAGAGCACAAGCAATTCTTGTTCAAATGGCTTCCTTGACATCTAAGCTTTTTGAAGTATCATCCAACAGATCTGTTTGGGTCACTGCATTCCGCGGATCAATCCCAACCTTCCTTTCTTCCCAGGCCCAAGCACATTCGTCTACCCCATTGGAGtcttctccttcctccaccAAAGAAATCATTTCACTTTTCTCTACCCTTCAAACCCAAATTGTTGAAGCTATAACTGAACTCCAAGAAATTCTTGATCTACAGGATGCTAAGCAGAAGATTGACCGGGAAATTTGCTCAAAGGATATGGCACTTCTTGGATTGGCTAACAAACTCAAAGATTCTGAGCGCGGACTTGACATTCTTGTTGATTATTACTCTGATTATCGTCGCAGCAAGAGAACGAAATTAGGAGATGGTAGTGAAGATGATTCTTTGACTTCCTCGACTGTATCATCCCAGCTGAAGCTGTCAGATATATTGTCATATGCCCATCGTATAAGTTATACCACCTTTGCTCCACCAGAATTTGGAGCTGGGCAGGCTCCTCTCCGTGGTGCAATGCCACCCGCACCACAAGATGAACAAATGAGAGCTTCACAGTTATATAATTTTGCAGACCTTGATATTGGATTGCCTAAAGCAGTTGAAACGAAGGAGAAAACAATTGAGGCTATTGTGGAACCTCCACCTCAACAATCTGTGGATACAAATCCACTTGCAAATTTGTCTGCAATTCAAGGGTTGCTTCCTCCAAATTTTGCTGTGCCACCTGGTTGGAAGCCTGGAATGCCTGTACAATTGCCTATGGATATACCAATTAAGCCTCCACCTGGGTGGAAACCAGGGGATCCTGTGCCATTGCCTCCCATGGACTCACTTCCAGTACCAAGATTTGAGGAACAACAGTTACACCCCCACATTCCTCAGCCCAAGCAGCCAGAAGTTATTCAAGTGCAGCATGTTAATCTGGATCTTGGAGGAAGTGACAGTAGTGATTATAGTAGTGATGAAGCCAgctctgatgatgaagattga
- the LOC130715554 gene encoding chaperone protein dnaJ 11, chloroplastic-like yields MLSPSFTTATTFSGQIATSPTGHVRSRPVLAFATATEADYRPTPSLHLSTHGDSGMASCSSSLYEILGIAAAASDQEIKAAYRRLARVRHPNVAAVDRKDSSADEFMKIHAAYSTLSDPEKRASYDRSMNRRRRPLTAAVTSRFSGYKGRNWETDQCW; encoded by the coding sequence ATGCTCTCACCATCtttcaccaccgccaccactttCTCCGGCCAAATTGCAACTTCGCCGACAGGCCACGTCAGATCCCGGCCAGTACTCGCATTCGCCACCGCCACCGAAGCAGACTACCGACCTACACCTTCTTTGCATCTGAGCACCCACGGCGACAGCGGCATGGCTTCTTGCTCATCATCGCTCTACGAGATTCTCGGAATCGCCGCTGCCGCGTCAGACCAGGAGATCAAGGCGGCGTACCGGCGGCTTGCTAGAGTCCGTCACCCTAACGTGGCGGCGGTTGATCGGAAGGACTCGTCGGCGGACGAGTTCATGAAGATCCACGCTGCATACTCGACGTTATCTGATCCTGAGAAGCGTGCCAGCTATGATCGGAGTATGAACCGGCGGAGGCGGCCGCTGACGGCAGCGGTGACGTCGAGATTTTCCGGTTACAAAGGACGGAACTGGGAAACGGACCAGTGCTGGTAG
- the LOC130712414 gene encoding uncharacterized protein LOC130712414, which translates to MCNRVVFRDGEIHVPVAAVIQRCSMLAAALVSEVTVVPRPAPLLKATWARPPYGIYKLNFDAAVATTGEVGFGLIVRNMLGEVLASAAQYLLHAASAILGEALAFRWSMQLAIQMGFRRVLFETYCLQLFQLWNKPPDGRSYLSSIVGDCFMLSRSFDYVDLSLVLRGGNSVADSLAGTAFKYTDMVWLEEVRREAITLVHKDVMASMSAFDQ; encoded by the coding sequence ATGTGCAACCGTGTGGTTTTCCGAGATGGTGAGATTCATGTGCCCGTTGCAGCCGTGATCCAGCGATGTTCCATGCTAGCTGCTGCGCTGGTGTCAGAGGTGACAGTGGTGCCTAGACCAGCCCCGTTGTTGAAGGCAACTTGGGCCCGACCACCTTATGGTATCTACAAGCTGAATTTTGATGCAGCTGTGGCTACAACGGGAGAGGTGGGTTTTGGTTTGATTGTGAGGAATATGTTGGGTGAGGTCCTTGCTTCTGCAGCACAATATCTTCTCCATGCAGCTTCAGCGATTCTTGGGGAGGCTTTAGCCTTCCGCTGGTCTATGCAGCTTGCCATTCAGATGGGGTTTCGTCGGGTTCTTTTTGAGACATATTGTTTGCagctgttccagctttggaataAACCTCCAGATGGTCGATCGTATTTATCTAGTATTGTTGGTGATTGTTTTATGTTATCTCGTTCTTTTGATTATGTTGACTTGTCTCTTGTTCTCCGTGGGGGCAATTCTGTTGCTGATTCCTTAGCTGGTACCGCTTTCAAGTATACTGATATGGTTTGGTTGGAAGAGGTACGTAGGGAGGCCATAACTTTGGTTCATAAGGATGTAATGGCTTCTATGTCTGCTTTTGATCAATGA